The stretch of DNA AAACACCCGCAGCCCGGCCCCCAGCCGGCCTTCCTCGACGAGCAGTTCCGCGATCTTGGTGGCGGCCGTTTCCGTGACGTTGATCATCCCTTGATTATAGCGGCAAGGGGAGGGCGGTTCACTTCAGCAGTTTGAGCTGCCGCCCAGAGTCTTCCTCCACCACCTGGTGCAGGCTGTTGCCGTTTGCGTCCATGGTCACAATCGCCGGGAATTCGTGGGTCTGGAGGTGCCACATCGCCTCTGGCGTGCCCAGCTCCAACCACGACACATCGTCTACGCCGGTGATGCAGCGGGCGTAGAACTGCGCGGCGCCGCCAATCGCGTTGAGGTACACGGCGCCATGTTCCTTGAGCCCGGCCAGGGTTTTGGCGCCCATCCCGCCCTTGCCCATCACGGCGCGCACGCCGTAGCGGCCGATGATGTCGGCTTGATACGGCTCTTCGCGCATGCTCGTGGTTGGTCCGGCGGCGGTCACGGTCCAGGTGTCGCCGTCTTTCTTCACCACAGGCCCGCAGTGATAGAGCACGCCTCCGCGCAAGTCCGCCGGGGGGGCCTCTTTCATCAGACGCGAATGCACCGCATCGCGACCGGTGTAGACGCGACCCGACACCAGCACCACGTCGCCCACTTTCAGGCTGCGGATCGTCGCCTCATCAATCGGTGCCTTCAACACCACTTCGCGGCCCGTCCGTGGAAATCCACCGGCCGTTCCCGCAGGCAGCATCGGCGCACCGGCCACAGACGGATCGCGATAGAGCCATCGCGTGATGTCGCCGGTGGTCGCATCCACGTGGACGCCGAGACGGCGGAACGCCCAGCAGTCGTACGCCACTGACACGAAGAAACTCGCGGGCAGTCGATTGATTGCGCCGATCTTGCATCCAATGAGCGACACCGCTCCGCCAAAGCCCATCGTGCCCACGCCGATGCTGTTGACCGTGGCCATCACCTGCGCCTCAATGTCGGCCAGCCGCGCATCGGGATTCACGTCATCAAGCGTCCTGAAGAGTTGCTCTTTCGCATGCTGGTAGCCGGCGGTGCGATCGCCGCCCACGCACACGCCGACCGCGCCAGGGCTGCAGCCCTTGCCCTGGGCCTTCCAGATGGCGTGCAGGATGCACTTGCGCACGCCTTCAAGCGACCGGTCGGCGCGGCCCAGATGATCGAGTTCAACCGGGAGCGCGTATTGGGCGTTGACGTTTTCGCAACCGCCCCCCTTGAGGAGCAGCCTGACTTCGATATCGTCGCGTTCCCACTGGTCGAAGTGGATTACGGGAGTGCCCGGCCCGAGATTGTCGCCGCTGTTCTCACCCGTGATCGAGTCCACGGAGTTCGAGCGCAGCTTGCCGCGCCTGGTCGCCTCGGCGACCGCGTCACGAATCTGCGCGCGCACCCACATCTGATTGACGCCCACCGGGGTATGCACCTCGAAGGTGGCCCATCCGGTGTCCTGGCAGATGGGGCCCTCGCACGCGGCCGCCTGATCGATATTTTCGGCAATCACCGCCAGCGCCTGGGCGCCCCGTGTGCCTTCAGGCTCCTGGCCCATCGCGTGGCGCATGGCCTGACGTACATCGGGCGGCAGGTCCGTGGCTGTCCGCGTGATCAACTCCACCATGCTCTCAAAGAACTTCGACGCCATTCCCTGAGTATAAACCTGCCGCTGGAGCGGTATAGGATTGACGCATGCTGGCCGGGGTTCGCGGTGGAGTGACGATGGTTGTTGTGGCCGGCGCGTTGTGTGCGTGGGCCTCCGCCACGTCTGCCCAGCAGCAGCGAGCACCCCACGGCCGCCTCTTTCCACCGGAAAAACTGGGTGAGCTTGAGGGGCCCGATCGCGATGAGTGGCAGGAGCCCGATCGCATCATGGATGAACTCGGCATCGCTGATGGCGCCCGTGTCGCGGATGTGGGCGCCGGCGGCGGTTGGTTCACCGTGCGGCTGGCCCGCAGGGTCGGACCAAACGGGCGTGTCTTTGCCGAAGACATCCAGCGGCAGATGATCGACTCCATCAATCGGCGCGTGGAGCGCGAGGGGTTGCGCAACGTCGAGACGGTGCAGGGCACTGCGGTTGATCCAAGGTTGCCCGACAACCTTGATGCGGTGCTGATCGTTGATACGTATCCCCAGATTGAGACCCCCGTTTCGATGCTGAAGCACCTCGCGAAGTCCCTGGCGCCAAACGGGCGGCTCGGCATCGTGGATTTCCGGAAAGATGTGTACGGCCCAGGGCCTGACATGGAGGAACGGCTGGAGCCAGAGATCATCATTCGAGACGCCAAGTTGGCCGGCCTGCGCCTGCACGCACACCATACGTTCCTGCGCTACCAGTACCTGCTGGTGTTCACACGCTGACGTGCCGATGCACTCGCTGCCAGCATTCTTCACGGAATCACAGGACACCATCGCGCGAGCCCTTGATCTCATGGTGCCGGCGCCAGGGACGCAGGCGGCGTCTGCCTCCCAGGTCACCGACGCCATGCGCTACACGCTACTCGCGCCTTCCAAGCGCGTGCGCGCCGTGGTCGTGCTGCTGGCGGCGGACTTGTGCGGTCACCCTTCGCGCGCCCTCCCGGCGGCCTGCGCGATCGAAGCCATTCACGCGTCGTCTCTCATCCTCGATGATCTGCCGTGTATGGATGACGCGCCGCTACGGCGCGGCCGTCCGACGGTGCACACCGTGTACGGCGAAGCTGTCGCCGTGCTTGCGGCCTTCGGCCTGTTGAACGAGGCCTATCGGCACCTGGCTCGCAGTTATGACGCGCCGCTGGCGGCACGCCTGATCTCCTTGTGCGCCGATGCGGTTGGCCTGGATGGGCTCGTGGCAGGACAGGCCGAGGACGTCCTGGCTACGGACGCCACTCTGAACTTCGAGACCCTCGAACGCATTCACCGACGCAAGACCGGTGTGTTGTTCAGTGCGGCCGCCACCGCAGGCGCCCTGACCGCAGGAGGTTCAGCCGCCGATGTCGCGGCGTTGACCGCCTACGCCAAGAACCTCGGCCTCGCGTTTCAAGTGGTGGACGACCTGCTCGACGTGATCGGCACGCCGGAGGAAACCGGCAAGGCCGTGCGGCACGATGCGCGCAAAACCACGTTCGTTTCTTTCAGTGGCGTCGAGGGCGCGCGTGAACTGGCGCATGAGCTCTGCCGCACCGCCACCATGGCACTGGCGCCGTTTGGCCAGCGGGCCGCACGGCTCGGTGAACTCGCCGACTTCGTCGCCGCGCGGAGGTTGTAGTGGAAGGCGGCGAGAAACCACCAGCCCGCGTCGACGACCTCCGCGAGCAGTTGCGCGCGCTCGGGTATCTGGACGCACGCGTGGACCGGTTTGTGCTGGGCCGGGCCGCCACTCGCGGCCGCGGATGGTCGCTGGCGCTCGGGGCCAGCTTGCGCATCGGCGCATTGGCCGGCGTCCTTCTGGGGCCGGCGGCGGCCGTCGGGCTGTCTGCCCGTCTGCCGGGCCTGGTCACCAACGTCACCGACGCGGTGGTGCTGGCCGGGTATCTCGCGGTGCTGTTCGGCGCGGGCTCCGCGGTGCTCGCGTTCGCCGCGACCCTGGCCGGCGTGGCGCTCGCCCGCGGCGCCGCGTCAGACGCGAACTTTGCGCCACGCGCTCGCCGCGCAGCCACATTGGCCGGCCTGGCCGTGGCCGCCGCGTGCCTGGTGTATCTCACGCTGTGGTGGCGCACCACCTCCGCGCCGATGGGGCCGCTGGCCAGCGTGCCCGCGCAGGTCCTGGTGATGGCGATTGCCGTCGCGATCAGTGTGCTTGTCGGCCATGCCGTCACCGTGACGGTGCTCGCCACGCTCGTCCGCTTCGGCCTCGCGCGGTCTCTGGAACATGGATCGCCGCTGTCGTCGTGGCGCGTGCTCCTGCCGGTCGGCGTCGTCGCACTGGTCGGCGCGCTCGCCCTTCTCGCGGTGTCTGCGCAGACCGCGCCCGAGGCCGTAGCTCCCCCGCTGGCTGTGGTGCCCACAGGGGCGCGGGTGGTGGTGATCGCGATCGACGGCGTGGACATTCCCACTCTCACCCGCCTCACAGCCAGCGGGGCCCTTCCCACACTCGGGGCGCTGACTGCGCAGGCACGGGCCACCCTTCTCAACGACACCAACCGCGACCCGGCTCGTGTGTGGACGACGATCGCGACGGCGCAGA from Acidobacteriota bacterium encodes:
- a CDS encoding methyltransferase domain-containing protein is translated as MLAGVRGGVTMVVVAGALCAWASATSAQQQRAPHGRLFPPEKLGELEGPDRDEWQEPDRIMDELGIADGARVADVGAGGGWFTVRLARRVGPNGRVFAEDIQRQMIDSINRRVEREGLRNVETVQGTAVDPRLPDNLDAVLIVDTYPQIETPVSMLKHLAKSLAPNGRLGIVDFRKDVYGPGPDMEERLEPEIIIRDAKLAGLRLHAHHTFLRYQYLLVFTR
- a CDS encoding polyprenyl synthetase family protein yields the protein MHSLPAFFTESQDTIARALDLMVPAPGTQAASASQVTDAMRYTLLAPSKRVRAVVVLLAADLCGHPSRALPAACAIEAIHASSLILDDLPCMDDAPLRRGRPTVHTVYGEAVAVLAAFGLLNEAYRHLARSYDAPLAARLISLCADAVGLDGLVAGQAEDVLATDATLNFETLERIHRRKTGVLFSAAATAGALTAGGSAADVAALTAYAKNLGLAFQVVDDLLDVIGTPEETGKAVRHDARKTTFVSFSGVEGARELAHELCRTATMALAPFGQRAARLGELADFVAARRL
- a CDS encoding fumarate hydratase; this translates as MASKFFESMVELITRTATDLPPDVRQAMRHAMGQEPEGTRGAQALAVIAENIDQAAACEGPICQDTGWATFEVHTPVGVNQMWVRAQIRDAVAEATRRGKLRSNSVDSITGENSGDNLGPGTPVIHFDQWERDDIEVRLLLKGGGCENVNAQYALPVELDHLGRADRSLEGVRKCILHAIWKAQGKGCSPGAVGVCVGGDRTAGYQHAKEQLFRTLDDVNPDARLADIEAQVMATVNSIGVGTMGFGGAVSLIGCKIGAINRLPASFFVSVAYDCWAFRRLGVHVDATTGDITRWLYRDPSVAGAPMLPAGTAGGFPRTGREVVLKAPIDEATIRSLKVGDVVLVSGRVYTGRDAVHSRLMKEAPPADLRGGVLYHCGPVVKKDGDTWTVTAAGPTTSMREEPYQADIIGRYGVRAVMGKGGMGAKTLAGLKEHGAVYLNAIGGAAQFYARCITGVDDVSWLELGTPEAMWHLQTHEFPAIVTMDANGNSLHQVVEEDSGRQLKLLK